ACTTTTTCCAAATATGACCACGGTCGGTAATGGAGTAGTTGATTTCAATACCATCATTCCGATAGCAAAAGAAAATGGTGTAAAGCACTTTTTTGTAGAGCAAGATATGGTTCAAAACCCTGAGATTGCACTTAAGAAAAGTTTTGATTACCTATCGTCGCTCTGAGGAAGATCAAATAATCGACTAACTAGCTACACAGTTTTTTTGAGTTTAAAAACCTTAACTATCGCCCTTGTTCCTTTATAAAAGATGAAGAAAAGTAAGGCCAAAATACTACCAAACAGTATGGGGATAATGGCCCCAAAAGTATAGGATGCGCCCAGCACCCATCCTAAGAGATACTCCGATTTGTATAGCGGAAAAATAAAGGCAAGTATAAAAATCAACCCCATAATATAGTCCGTGACCTCAATTCCATGTACAAAACAGATGGATATGGTGACCGCGAACAGGAATCCACCAAAAAAACGCCACACTGAGGTTTTGAGACTTTCTTTATTATGGGGCGTTTCAATGCGCTTATGAACAGGGTACAGTAAGAACCACGTAAATATTGGTAAAGCAATACCGCCCCACCAATTGGGTATTCCGGGCATATCCTTATCGTGCAAGAGATAATGTGTGGGAATGCCCCCATGAAAATGGTCCCATAGAATATGGCCCCAAACCAAAAGGGTCACGACAGTGGTAATACCTATTCGAAGGTTTCTAGAAAGTTTCATGTTGGTGGTTATTTGCGGTTTCTCAACTATGAGACGCCGTGCCGATTCATTTGTTACAAGGCTGCACCGATGTGGCATACCACTCTTAACAACCCTTTAAGAAATCGACATGGGGTTTTCGCTATCTTTAGGCAGCTAATTCCCAAAGAGAACAGACACTGGATTTTCGATGTTGTAAAAGGGCCCAAACTAAATTACCCTAGCCCCAAAAACACACCGCTGGTTTCTTGCCTCTATAGATAACTGACTGAACAATGAAAAAAGTACTTTCCCTGGTGGTGCTTATGGCATCACTTACCCTATTTGCACAAGAAAAAAAAGAAGAAAAAAAGTGGGATGTGGCAAATCCCGGCCATGATTTCAACTACCAAGACCACACCTTTACCACCGATGAGGGCACCTGGATGAACCTTGATGTGAGTCCGGACGGAAAAACAGTTGTCTTTGATCTGCTCGGCGATATCTATAAAATGCCCATAACCGGCGGAAAAGCCACACCTCTTCGTGCTGGAATTCCGTTTGAGATACAACCACGGTTTAGCCCTGATGGAACAAAAATTTCATTTACCAGCGATGCCGGTGGTGGCGACAATATTTGGGTGATGGATGCTGACGGCAACAATCCCGAACAAATCACCAATGAGGATTTCAGGTTATTGAACAACGCCTATTGGATGCCCGATGGACACTATTTAGTGGCCAGAAAACACTTCACGTCACAACGTTCTTTGGGTGCCGGCGAAATGTGGCAGTATCATATTACAGGGGGTAGCGGCCTGCAATTGACCAAGCGCAAAAATGACCAACAAGATGTGAACGAACCCTGTATCTCGCCCGATGGAAGATACCTTTACTATAGTGAAGATGTGTATCCCGGGGGCTTCTTTCAATACAACAAAGACCCCAACAAGCAGATTTACGTGATCAAACGATATGATTTCGAAACCGGAGAAACAGAGACCATCACCGGAGGACCGGGTGGTGCTGCCCGACCCCAAGTTTCAAGAGATGGTAAATTATTGGCCTTTGTGAAAAGGGTGCGCACCAAGACGGTTTTGTACCTGCATGATTTGGAAACCGGCGAAGAGTGGCCCCTATTTGATGACCTCAACAAAGACCAGCAAGAAGCTTGGGCCATTTTTGGGGTGTACCCAAATTTCAGTTGGATGCCCAACAACCGAGAAATCGTTTTTTGGAACAAGGGGAAAATCTACAAGGCCGACGTCCATTCATTGGCCGTGGGCAACATTCCCTTTACGGTCGATGCCAACATTAAGATTGCTGAAACCCTCCGGGTCGATTCTCCAGTGGCTCCCGACCAATTTACGGCCAAGGTAATTCGCCACGCCATTACCTCACCAGATCAGAAGACTTTGGTCTTCAACGCACTCGGAAAAATCTGGAGCAAGCGCCTGCCCAATGGCGTACCCAAACGGTTGACCAATGGTACCGATTTCGAATCGGAACCTGCCTTTTCACCTGACGGCAAAACCATTGTGTTCGTCACTTGGAACGATGAGCAATTAGGGGCAATCCATAAAATTTCGGCCAATGGGGGCACTTCTACCAAGCTGACCACCGAAAAAGGCATTTACCGCACCCCGGCCTTTAGTCCAGACGGGCAACTGATAACCTATCGCAAAGAACCCGGTAACAATGACCAAGGCAGGAGTTTTTCCAAAAAAACGGGGCTCTACACCATGGGTGCTGACGGTTCAGGGGTAAAGTGGGTTTTGGAAGAAGGAGAATATCCCCTCTTTTCGGCAGATGGAAAACGTATTTTCTATCAAACCGGGGGCACCTATTTCGGCAATCTCACCAAAACGCTTAAATCGGCAAACCTCAACGGAAAAGACCAAAAAAGCCACATAAAGTCAAAATATGCCAATCGCTTGATTCCCAGTCCCGACAACAATTGGATTGCCTTTACCATTTTGCACAAGGCCTATGTGGCCCCTTTGGTACTAACGGGCAAGGAAGTCGATCTTGACAATAAGAGTAAATACATACCAGTGGCACAAATTTCAAAAGATGCCGGCATCAACTTGCATTGGTCAAAAGACAGCCAAACAGTTTTCTGGACACTTGGGGATGAGTATTTTGCCAACGACATCAAAGACCGCTACACCTTCTTGCCCGGTTCGCCAAAAGAGCCTACCAAAATAGATAGTGTGGGCATGAAGGTGGGGCTCATCGCCAAAACCGACAAACCTTCGGGGCGCATTGCTTTTACCAATGCCCGTATCATTACCATGGAAGGTGACGAGGTTATCGAAAACGGCACCATTGTCATCAACGAAAACAAAATTGAATATCTGGGTACATCCGATGAGATCCATGTACCCTCCAATGCCAAGGTATATGATGTGTCGGGCAAAACCATTATGCCTGGCATCGTGGATGCCCACGCCCACGTGGGCGGCTTCCGTTATGGCCTTACCACCCAAAAACATTGGCAGTTATATGCGAACTTGGCTTTTGGGGTAACCACGGCCCATGATCCCTCTGCCAATACCGAATCGATTTTTGCCATATCTGAACTCGTTAAAAATGGCGGCATGGTAGGACCGCGATTGTATTCCACGGGCATCATTCTTTATGGGGCCGACGGCGACTTTAAGGCAGTGATCAACAGTTTGGACGATGCGCGTTCGGCCATTCGAAGAACAAAGGCCTTTGGCGCAACATCGGTCAAAAGCTATAACCAGCCCAGAAGAAACCAAAGCCAACAGGTAATGCAGGCTGCACGGGAACTGGGCATCAATGTAGTGCCCGAAGGTGGCTCTACCTTTTATCACAATATGACGATGATCATGGACGGGCACACGGGTGTGGAACACAACATTCCCGTGGCACCGGTCTATAAAGACGTTTTGGAACTTTGGAAGACCAGCAACTCGGGCTACACTCCTACCCTTATTGTAAACTATGGGGGAATGAACGGTGAGTACTGGTTCTATCAAAAAGATAATGTTTGGGAAAACGAGCGTCTGCTAAAATATACCCCCAGAGGTTTGATAGATGCACGTGCGCGCCACCGAACCATGGTGCCCGATGAGGAGTATGAGAACGGCCATATTCTTGTTTCGAAAACCGCTACCGATCTGGCCAATGCGGGCGTACGGGTTAATTTGGGTGCCCACGGCCAATTGCAGGGTCTTGGTGCCCATTGGGAGCTTTGGCTGTTGCACCAAGGCGGCATGACCAATTTACAGGCATTGAAATCGGCCACCATAGACCCTGCAACATATATCGGGGCCGGTAACGATATCGGCTCGTTAAAGGTTGGCAAGTTGGCCGATTTGATTGTTCTTGATAAAAATCCTTTGGAAAATATCCGCAATACTGAAACAGTCAAATACACCATGGTCAACGGAAGGCTCTATGATGCCGAAACCATGAACGAAATTGGAAACACCACCAAAGAACGTGGTATGTTCTGGTGGGAAAACAATAAATACAACGCGGCTTTCCCATGGCACGAAGAGGCACAAAGTTTTTCGAGGCCAGGCTGCGGGTGCCATATAGGGCACAACTAATTTTTACTCATTAAATTTATACGCTAATTCAACTGATCTAAATGATGAAGAAATTACTGTTCCTCGTGGTACTCTTGACGACCACCCCTTTCTTTGCGCAAGAATTTTCAATGGATTTGGTCCAAGACCTAAAACCCCGAAACATAGGCCCAGCGGGCATGAGCGGCCGTGTTACGGCCATAGATGTGGTAACCTCGAATCCTGATGTCATGTATGTAGGCACGGCTTCGGGCGGCCTTTGGAAATCAACCTCGGGCGGCATCAAATGGGATCCCATTTTCGATAAGGAAGCAACAGCCTCAATCGGGGCAGTGGCCATACAGCAATCGAACCCTTCCGTGATATGGGTGGGCACTGGGGAGGGCAATCCCCGTAACAGCCTGAACGGCGGCTATGGCATCTATAAATCCCTTGATGGGGGCAAAAGTTGGAAAAGCATGGGGTTGGAAAAAACCCGGCACATCCATCGGGTCATCATCGACCCAATGAATCCCAATACCGT
This portion of the Flagellimonas lutaonensis genome encodes:
- a CDS encoding amidohydrolase family protein — its product is MKKVLSLVVLMASLTLFAQEKKEEKKWDVANPGHDFNYQDHTFTTDEGTWMNLDVSPDGKTVVFDLLGDIYKMPITGGKATPLRAGIPFEIQPRFSPDGTKISFTSDAGGGDNIWVMDADGNNPEQITNEDFRLLNNAYWMPDGHYLVARKHFTSQRSLGAGEMWQYHITGGSGLQLTKRKNDQQDVNEPCISPDGRYLYYSEDVYPGGFFQYNKDPNKQIYVIKRYDFETGETETITGGPGGAARPQVSRDGKLLAFVKRVRTKTVLYLHDLETGEEWPLFDDLNKDQQEAWAIFGVYPNFSWMPNNREIVFWNKGKIYKADVHSLAVGNIPFTVDANIKIAETLRVDSPVAPDQFTAKVIRHAITSPDQKTLVFNALGKIWSKRLPNGVPKRLTNGTDFESEPAFSPDGKTIVFVTWNDEQLGAIHKISANGGTSTKLTTEKGIYRTPAFSPDGQLITYRKEPGNNDQGRSFSKKTGLYTMGADGSGVKWVLEEGEYPLFSADGKRIFYQTGGTYFGNLTKTLKSANLNGKDQKSHIKSKYANRLIPSPDNNWIAFTILHKAYVAPLVLTGKEVDLDNKSKYIPVAQISKDAGINLHWSKDSQTVFWTLGDEYFANDIKDRYTFLPGSPKEPTKIDSVGMKVGLIAKTDKPSGRIAFTNARIITMEGDEVIENGTIVINENKIEYLGTSDEIHVPSNAKVYDVSGKTIMPGIVDAHAHVGGFRYGLTTQKHWQLYANLAFGVTTAHDPSANTESIFAISELVKNGGMVGPRLYSTGIILYGADGDFKAVINSLDDARSAIRRTKAFGATSVKSYNQPRRNQSQQVMQAARELGINVVPEGGSTFYHNMTMIMDGHTGVEHNIPVAPVYKDVLELWKTSNSGYTPTLIVNYGGMNGEYWFYQKDNVWENERLLKYTPRGLIDARARHRTMVPDEEYENGHILVSKTATDLANAGVRVNLGAHGQLQGLGAHWELWLLHQGGMTNLQALKSATIDPATYIGAGNDIGSLKVGKLADLIVLDKNPLENIRNTETVKYTMVNGRLYDAETMNEIGNTTKERGMFWWENNKYNAAFPWHEEAQSFSRPGCGCHIGHN